The sequence below is a genomic window from Monodelphis domestica isolate mMonDom1 chromosome 2, mMonDom1.pri, whole genome shotgun sequence.
ggccatctaatccaagcTCTCATGTTACAGATTGAGACTGAGGATGTAAGTGATTTAAATAAGATCTCACAGGGAATAaagagcaaagccaggattcaGATCTACTGACTTTATCTGCAGGGCTTTTGTGACATGCAtcattaaatgtaaaaacaaaaactttagaAAGGTTATTGATTTTGGTGAACAAAGAAAGTTCTTTTTTAAGGAATCATACGAGGAATTCCTTTGTATAAGGAGGGCCATTTGTAATTTTTAGAAATCTTTGGTTATTATCTTCAGTGCATAGAAGTGGGAAATTGAGGTTTTTGCTGaccaatttttattaaaatccaTACCTTCTACCCACTACCAGTCACAGTCACATCTCTGTCCACTGGGTATTATCGAATCAGTCTCTTTCCATGCAAATGCTCGTGAAGATATGAGATAAAAAAATACTTTCACTGCACTGATGTGTAATTGTATAGAGTCTTATAATATCCATTTTAtactaaattataattatatgtcaATTTGTTATTTAGATTAGAGTTTAGAGATTCTGAGTTGAAATTCTGccccagatacttcttaactgtatgaccctgggtgagccATCCAACCTCTCTCAAATAtccaatggggataaaaatagcaccaacctcccaggACTGTACCTTAAGTGAGAGATTAAATGTAAAGTGCTTACCAAATCATAATGGGCAAGATACATTTTAGCTACTATTAGTATCATTAAGGACATGGAGTGTGTCTTATCCTTTTTATCTCCTCAAAAGCTCTTAGTGGACAATTTTGTTCTCACATAATTGCTGAATAAATGGaaggatgaatgaataaaaagatgaGTGAATggacagatgaatgaatgaatggatagatgcaTGGATGGAATAATAGATAGATTGATGAATAGATAACTAATTAATTCCAGTCTTTGGGTTGCTTTCTGAAAAGGGTGTGTTAAAGCATTAGAGATCAGTATATCATAGacctgggagaagagagagatatgGGGAAGGGGGGTTTAAAAGTCTCTGTTGAGGAGGGGTTGAGTGGAAGTATAAGATAGCTATAGACCCAAGAAATAACTTTAGGTCAAGCTAAAGACATAGTAAAATGCTCTCAGGAAACAAACATGGAATTAAAGCTAGAAAAATGAAACATCATAGAGATCAAACTAGTCCCTTCTATTTAGAGGTAAGGAATCAAAAGCCTGGGATTGAACTGAGTTGCCTAAattcacacagataataagagAAAGGGTAAGGATTAGAATTTGGATCCTGTGACTCCAAAGCAAGACCTCTTGCTACTTTCCCACCAAGCATCTCATAGGGGACAACAGGGCATGGGACCACATGAAAATTTCTAGGAGAGGACAAAGCCTTGGAGACTGAAGTCTCACAGCTTTTACCCAATGACAAATTTCAGAGCGATTTCCCTGAATTTTTCTGAGTGGAGTATTCCCAATCCTTACAAAGAATATGCTTACCAAAAGCATCATCTGGATCCCCTCCTACTAAAGAAGCTACCTCAGATATGTCTTGGCATAGCATATTGAAAAGAACATGGACTTCATTTGAGGGACTATTAAGCCCTGGATAATCCACTTACTGAGCAGCTAGgttgcatagtagatagagcattaaaccagaaattaggaagacctgagttcagatctggcctctgacaccttactagctatgtgaacctgggcacaTCAaataactctgtttgcctcaattttctcattgatATAACTATctagagagagaaatggcaaactactccagtatctggCAAGAAAACCACAAGTGGGTTATgaggagtcagacatggctgaaacaactaaacaaaaatagTAAATCCACTTGCTGCTTCTGTGACTTTAAACAAGGAATttgcctctctgggccttagagtcttcatctataaaataagtcaGCCAAACATTGAGGCTTGACACCTCAATGATCCATACACTGACATAGGTCAGCATGTGAGAGATAGAGAATGTCAGGAATTGTCTGACACATGCCATGAGTTGTGAAAGACACTCTTACTCTTAAAGAGCTGTGTCTCGTGCCAACAACTGAGTCTGGGATGCCCTATAAAAGATGTTTCTGTCCCTAGCTCCTCACTCACTGGTTCTTCAGCAGAAAACTCCTGTACTTGTCTCTGATCAAGGTGAGTGTCAGCCTGAGAGCCAATGGGGAGGCTTAGAATAGAGTattggaggaaaggaaaggagagtacCAGTCATCAAAAGAGAGGAATACAAAGGGAGACTGCAGGGGGGATGAAGGCAGAAGGGTAGAAGgctgaggaggaggaaagaattaAATTGAGTGAGAAGATCAATggctggtaaaaaaaaatagaagcttgAACTTTGGATTTGTTCTAGACTGATGTAGAATCAGTTTGGCTAGCCCCAGAAAACAACCAGAAAAGGGTTTGATCTCTGGGCAAAGAGGACTGAGGAGACACAGTGATTTCAGCTACTAGGAACTGCAGTGAACTGGAATCCAAAGGAGGTCCTCAACCTGTCAGGGGaagtcttctccttccttcttcagaATATTTAGACACTATTTAACCTTTAATATTCTATCTACTTTTTCTGTTCCTGCAGGATTCAACAgatatagatgtgtgtgtatatatacacatattatacataagtagagggagagacagagacaggaagagacagacagagataataTTGATAATCTCctgaaattatataaaatacatattcccTCTTCCCAAATTCCAACCTAAACTCATTAAGATAAGGGAATTGTCTTgttggaccttttttttttccttctggatatGAATATATTATAGGAAAAATCCACCATCCAACATGAATCAATTCAGGGAAAGAGAGTTTTTAGGATTCAACTGCATACATCTGAAAAAATCCAATATTGTCTTTCAGGTTTACTGAACTTCCACAGAGATGTCCTGCCAGCAAAGCCAGCAACAATGCCAGGCCCCGAAGTGCCCACCCAAGTGTCCTCCCAAGTGTCAGACACCTAAGTGTCCACCCAAGTGTCCTCCCAAGTGCCCACCCAAGTGTCCACCCAAGTGCCCTCCCCAGGCTCCATGCCCTCCTCCTTCTTGCTGTGGCTCTAGCTCAGGAGGATGCTGTAGCTCTGGGGGATGCTGTGGCTCCAGTTCTGGAGGATGCTGCAGCTCTGGCTCTGGAGGAGGCTGCTGCCTCTTCTCCCACCACCATAGAAGATCCCACAGGCACAGACGCCCAAAGTCTGACTGCTGTGACAGTGGCAGTGGGCGCAGCCAGCAGTCTGGAGGCTGCTGTGGGAGCTCTGGAGGTTGCTGTGGTAGCTCTGGAGGCTGCTGTGGGAGCTCTGGAGGCTGCTGTGGGAGCTCCGGGGGCTGCTGCTGATCTGGTATCCCAAtctaagaagagaggaagaagctaTTAATGGACCCTGctcccttttcttttcactcCTTAGCCTTTGGAACCTCCTGGATTTGAACTATTCAGATGTTCTTAGTAGATGGAGAGAAACAAGgccaatcatttcattttatttcaaccctccactccccccccccagaatTGAAACCATTCCTCTCTTTTTCATTTAACCTAAGCAACAATAAAGTTTTTGTTCTGGTCACAGGTGTCTCCTGTTCTTCTCTGTTTTATCCCTTTTgaacttccttcaaggctcctTTCTCATAAATAAACCTAAGGACTTCCCTGAATAATGACTTCAGGGACTGCATGGGCAATGATTGGTGGTAGAAGGGGACACAGAGTCTGTGTAGTAATCGGTTAATTATGATGACCACCTTTCCCTAAAGGAAAAATGTGCCAAGGGTTGAAATCTCAGTACAGACAGAGAACATAAGTGCTTCTAGGTCTGAGTTATTGGTCAAGACAAAGGCTCAAACCCAGGTTAAAAAGAAAGAGGTTAGTCAGGCATAGGGATAACTGTCTGGTTTGGAATAGACAGCCTCAGGGACAGAACTTGGCAGGAAGATTCAGGAGGACCCAGCCATTTTTGTGGCTCATTCAAAATGGGGATGGCAGAAGGCATGGtctatctctatttttccttttcctttcagtaCTGGTCCCGGCTGTCATTTAACCCACATCACAGGCATATCCAGTACTGTCCctctttttcaattaaaaaaaaaaaacttctctatatcatcaacaaagtccagcagcaagagataaaaagagaaattccatttaaaataattctagacacACCTGggagtctacttgccaagacaaatataggaattaCATGAATGTAATTACAAAAACCTTTTCACATGCaaaaaagtcagatttaaacaattgggaaaatatcacTTGCTCATGGGAGGGctaagttaacataataaaaatgacaattctacctaaattattttatttagtcagtgcCATGCCCAACAGACcaccaaaaagttattttatagaaaaaactaataataaaattcatctgaaagaacaaatcaagggaattaatgaaaaaaaaaacatgaaggaagatGACTTATCAATGGCAGATCTCAAGCTGTTCTATAAAGCAATAATCTTcagaacaatctggtactggcaaagaaatagaatggtagatcactggaatagacttgaTTCACAAAATACAATGGTAATTGACCATTGCaatccagtgtttgataaacccaaagatcccagattttggaataagaatttattatttgacaaaaactgctgagaaaactggaaaacaatatgacagaAAGTAGGCAtcgaccaatatctcacactctctAGCAAGGTAAGGTCAAAATGGAcatgtgatttagacataaagggttaTAACATAAGCAGATTAgtggagcatggaatagtttgcctgtcagatatatggaaaagagaagaatttgtgaGTAAACAAATATGGAGAAAATTACTagatgtaaagtgaataatttgtattatatcaaatttaaaaggggtctcacaaataaaatcaatataaccaaggttagaagggaaacaacaaaatgtaaaaaaaaaattacagcaaatttctctgggaaaggcctcatttctcaaatagataaAGAATTGAATCAAATATTAAGAACACaattcattcctcaattgacatattgtcaaaggatatgaacaatcagttttcagatgaagaaatcaaagctatcaataatcataagaaaaaatgttccaaatcaatatggattagagaaatataaattaaaacaactctgaggtaccacctcatacctatcagattggccaataagacaataaaggaaactaataaatgatggagggaatgtgacaaacttgggacattaatgcattgctgatggaattgtgaattgatacaaccattctggagaacaatttggaattatgccaaagggctataaaactgtgcatagccTTTAATCTGGTAACACCACAactaagtttgtatcccaaagagatccccCCAAAAAGGAGGAAATTACCTATTTGAACAAGAAAAttttagcagcactttttgtgatggcaaagaattagaaattgagaggatgttcatcaatcggagaatggctgaacaaattgttacatgtaattgtaatggaatattattgtgctataagaaacaatgagcaggatgatttcagaaaagcctggaaatatGTACATGATCTAATATAgagagaagtaagcagaatcatgagaacactgtacacagtgacagcaatattgaatgatgatcaactgtgaaagacttagctcttctcagcaataccatgatccaagaaaattctgaaggacttatgagaaagaatgctatccacttccagataaggaactgtgggagtccaaatgcaaataaagcatattatttttcacttcagtttGTGTTTTGCTtctgggtttttggttttatatgagtactcTCTCACAAtaagaccaatatggaaatgttttgcatgatcatatatGTAGAGCCCAattcaaattgtttaccatttctgggaagagggatggaagtgaaggagggagataatttggatcttatcatttcagaaaaattatgtcaaaaattgttattacatgtaatttagaaaatatgatattgaaaaataaatactaaaaataatgCATTCTCTGGCACTGGGCTGCCCTTTTTCATTGGTTATGATCCCCAGATATCAGAAAAGTTGTAATGTTTATGAGGTCTGCCATCATCTTTTTAGAACCCATATTCTTCTTAATGGAGGTTCCCAATTCCAGAGCCAGGTTCAACCCCTAGGACCTATTTTCTGTCTCTACTACCATACAACCTTTCTGAACATTTATtggccttttcatttttccttatcaTTTACCACTGCAAAAACAATATTATAAGATAATTTACTTAATGACTGAGCTTAGTaacagagaaatgagaaaattcttCTCATTCTTGGAGATATGGAAGACTCTGAATATGGAATAGAGCATATAATGACAGCTTTGGTTGGCCTGTTAGTTGGTTTTgcaagtttctttcttctttttattccctgttctaagggatATCTCATTGAGTAGGGGGTAAGgatggatttatttttaaatgacagtaaaatcaaataaaatataccaGAGTTAAAGGATAACTCCATTCTTTATCAAGTAGTTCATAATGTCTGAGGAATCCTCATCTCAATGCTCATTCATTCTCATTAGTTAAGCCCCCCAAAGCAAGGTTAAATTTCCCCTACTGTGCTCTAGGGGTGCCTCTAAGGAAGTCTGGTCACTCAGGCCCCTGTGAACTCTAACAGTCAGTCATGATGCTGTGAAGTCAATGCCAAGTTGAGAAAAACATTTtggtggaaaatgaaggaattttacTTGTATGCTTCAAATCCTGACCACTAAGACAGGTAGCAAGTCATTTGCGACATGCCCATAGCATCAACCCTTGCCATGAAGGACTCCAATGGCAGTGACTGTGCTTTAAGTTTGCTCAGAGTTTACCTAATCCAACTCTCTCCTTTAGAGCCCCTTCCCTCTATGAGGCACCACTAAAATTGCTCATCTAGAATGACAGATTAATGCATTAACTGACTTTTACTAGTACTTAAAttcaaaatttataataaataataacaaacattatttttcttctcttttatcgtcaaaggaaaagctgaaaaagaTAGATAATagttttgtttaatttaaatattaaatttaaactaCCATAAAACAAGTAACAACCAAAGTTTTCTGATTGAAATAGGGCCACCAACAAAAAAGATCTCCCTATAACTAGGGGACTGATCAATtctagagaaaatgaagaaaacagcAATAAAGAAGCAGTGCTCACCAGGGAAGCCAAGACCAGCAGCATGGGCAGGTTTGGTAGATGGAGGCAGacacaagaaagagaaatctaaAGATTCCAACTCCTTAGCAGAAAGTTCCTcaatagaaaagaaagaggtaGGACTTGTGAGATGTTGAGGTAAAGAACACATTATTCAAAACTGGAATTGGACTCTGGAGAAAAGACTTTTGGATTTTTTCTCCTGTGTCTCCTCAACATCCATAGGTTTGGTGAAAGATGGTCTATCTGGCCAGCTCCTCCTCATCTTCTTAATGGGAAATACTGGGGGAAAGACCCTATGCCAAACATAGAACCTTGCACTGAAAAAGGGAGCTACACAAGCTACATGACTCCTTCACATGatcacatcatcatcatcctagCATTTGTATAGTGAGTGAAAGTTAAAAGCACACTACCTACATGATCTCGTGTGATCCTCACAAGAAATCTAAAGTAAGTGGCATTATTCCTGTTGAACAGATAAGGCCACCGAGGCTGGGGGGAAAAACAGTGAGCAAGAGGGTAAGACAGGATTCAacctcagattttcctgattctccgGTCAAAATTCTATGCCTTATAACTCTTACACTATATATGATGAGGTCAATAAAACTCCCTCCAGCAGAGGGAGAAAAAGCTTAAAGTGAACAACTGTTCCTAATCATCCAGGCTATATAATCagatgttttcttcttcctccaacCTGGTTTTCCCAACCACTCTTATTATTGACAGGTATTATATTGGCAGAACCTAAAACCTACTCCCTAGACCCTTCCATTCTGGGCCTTTTGTCTCTATAAAGAGCCTTATCTCTTCCATAAATAATAACATGAAGAAATCCTTCCTCACTCCTGATATCAGAGGGACTCATAGAAACCACCTGAACCATCTTCTTGCCACCAAACTGAGAGAATGAGTTACATGTGAAATTAACCACTAAACCCAACTCTAATCTTTCACTGGAGAGGGTATGGTGGGGTGTCTTAAAAATTCCCCAAGGCTCCCTAATCAAAGACTTTGTACTGAGTCTCTAGAATTGTAGTTGACTTGTGGGGTGGGGACTAGGTGACAAACAGGACTGGATCCTTTCCTGCtttcatcattatcattgctAGCTTCTTCATCATGGATAGGCACCTCGAGTAAACAGGAATTCAAATAGTGCTTCACTATTGGAAAACTCAGTTACACCCTTTATCTCATCTGATCATCATTCCGTTTACCATCACCAACATCATCAATATCACTATCATTACTGGACTCAGCAGGAATGCAAAGAGTACTATACAAAGTTATCCACAGGTATAACTCATTTAATAATATCAAAAGATTCATTGAGACTGAAAATTAGAGTGATTTAAACAAGGTCTCTTGGCAGGAAATAAAGAGCAAAGCCAGGACTCTGACCTGGATTCCCTTACTTTATCCCAATTGCCTTTGCCATAGCATCCTGCaacattaaatgtaaaaacaaaaacaaaaagagatgctgGCTTTTGTAAACAAAAGAAACTCTTTTTTCTAAAGAATCAGATTACAAATACCCTTAGATAAGTGAAGATACTTTGTagtaaaaagaaatctttttataTTACCTACAATACAAATAAGTGGTGATTTTAGGTTTTTATAAGACCAGTAAAATGACCATGTGATTGACCAGGAGACACCTGTATGCTAGGAGATGAGGAAGATATATGTATTCTAGGATGTTTGGATATTTTTGCAGAGTCACAGgtatgtaataaataaaaaagaattaagaaatatgtgtatatacaaaaaAAGTCAACATGTTATGATGGGAAAAGATGATCACAGTCCTTAGGGGGAAAGAATATAAACATAATGTTAATtgagacaaaaatagaaaatatcaatcaagctatccaaaaattatttgatagaactagaaaataacaacaaaattcatgtagaagaacaaaaggccaagaatatcaaggaattcaattaaaaatatgaaagctGGAGACCTAGctataccagatttcaaactatactgtaaagtagtaatcatcaaaacaatctggtactggataagaaagaGAGCTTTGAGGGAATTAACTCACTATTTCACAgagactgctgggaaaactggaaaatagtatggtagAAACAAGgtgtagaccaatatctcacatcctataccaaaataagcttagaattaatatataatttagacataaagagagctaccataagcaaattaggagaacataaaatagtttacctgtcagatctatggagaagggaagaatttatgaccagacaaggcagagaacattacaaaaatgaaattgataattttgattacattaaattaaaaaggtttaggtaaaacaaaacccaatacaactgagattagaaggaaaacaacaacttTGAGGGGGAAAATTTATAGTGGACTCTGACAAAGTCctcatttctaaaaaataaagaaaattgaaagcaaaaaattctccaattaaaaaatgggcaacgaatataaagacagttcttagaggaagaaattaaaacaatcaatagtcacataaaaaaatgttccaaatcactattgattagagaaatgcaaattgtgTCAATGGGAATAtaattggggttataaaccctaaatgatcaccgtagtacaaatattaataatatggaaataggtcttgaccaaaaacacatgtaaaaaccagtggaattgtgcatcagatatgggagggaattggggggagaaagggagggaaagaatgattttttgtaagcctggaaaaatgctctaaattaatcaattaaataaaatttaaaaatttaaatttaaaaaaatggaaaaaaaaactctgaaataccatctcacacctatcagattgattaaTGTGACCAAAACGGGAAATGATACATGTTGacagggatgtgggaaaactgggacactgatatagctggtggaactgtgaactgatacaaccattctggagagcaatatggaaccacatTCAAAGGGCCAAAAATAATCTTTCACTGTCCTAAATTCTGTGGCATGGATTCTGTATACTTCTTATGGTATTTAATCTTATCTTATAATAAATTACTGTTATTTGTAAATTTATCTCTTGATCAGATTACAAATTCTGAGTTGAAATTCTGCCCCAAATGCTTCTTAGTATATTAGTGACAGGAGCTGTGTCTCATTCATCTCTTTTCTTCTcggaaactttttaaattttgttctcaACAACTAATTATTGTACAAATGAATGCATGGATGGAAAGATGAAAgagtggatagatggatggatggatggatggatggatggatggatggatggatgaatggatggataagtGGCTATTTACAATTTATGGATTGCCCTCTGAAAAGGTGATGCTATAGTTAGGGGAGGAGTGGGTCTTAGACCTGGGAGAGAGATATGGGGGAGAAGATTTGAGGGTCTCAGTTGAGGGATGGTGTACATGCATGGAGGTAAAAGGTAGATACCCCATAGAAACAAATCTAGGTGAAGCTAAGGATTAAGTGAAATGATCCCAGGAGGCAATCATGGGATTATATGCATGAAGATGAAAGATATTAGAGGTCATGCATTCtagtcccttccttttatagatgaggaatctaaagCCTGGGAGTGGAAGTGGTTTGCCCTAACTCACACATCGAAGAAAAGACAGAGTAAGAATTTGAATTAAGGTCCTTTGACTCTAACTTAAGTGCTCTTTCCACATTCTTACCCTGAATCACATATAGAACAAAAGGACATAGAGTCATGTGGAAACTTCTTGAAGTAGACAGACGCTTAATTATGGAAGCCCCTAGAGCTTTTACTCAATTATTAGACTTCATGGCAATTCTCTAAGCTCCTGTTTGAGCAGAGGTTTCCCAATCTTTACAAAGAATATGCCCAACAGAAAGCTTCATCGGGATCCTATTTTACTAGAAAAGTTGCCTCAGATCTGCATTGACATGgcataaagaaaagaatatggaCTTTATTTAGTGGGAGCATGGTTTAATCCCTAGCTAATCAACTTACTGGTCATCTGGGTGGCAAAGTGGAGAGAGGACCAGGCATGGtaagggagacctgagttcaaatccaacctcagatccttactagctatttgaTGCTGAGCAAAGTAaataactttgtttgcctcagtttcctcatctgtaaaatcaactggaaaagaaaatggtcagtCACTCTgggatctttgacaagaaaaccccaaatgaagccatgaagagttagacatgactgaaacaaatcaataataataacaaatcgAGTTACTACTTCTGTGACTTTATGTCATTAGGCCTCAAGGCAACAGtgccttcatctataaaatgagtcaaaTAGAATTGAAGTTTTTAAACATCCCTTCTTATCTGAATACTCCATGCATTGCCATAAATCAACATGTGAGATTAGAGAATGTCAGGAATTGTATTGCCACATGCCCATGAGTTGTGAAAGGCATCCTTCCTCCTAGAGAGCTGTGTCTCCTGCCAACAGCTCAGCTGGGGATGTCCTATAAAACTGGTTCCTGCCTCTGGCTCCTCATCCACTCTGGTTCTTCAGCAGAGAGTTCCTGTCTGATTCTGTGATCAGGGTGAGTGTTTGCATGAGAGCTGAAACGGAGGATTGGGGCAGGGTgttggaagagagggaaggaaagtacaaagctggaggagagaggagtgggAAGGGAGACAGCAGAGGGGATGGAGGTAGATGGATAGAGGGGTTGAGGAGGAGTAAAGAATTGAACAGAGTGAGAAGTACAATGGTTGGTGAAGAaaagaaactggtattttgaattTGTTCTAGACTGAATCTAGACTGAATGGGGAATCAGTTTGAATTTCTCCAGAAAACAACTAGAAAAGAGTCTGGTGTCTGAATGAGCAACATGGGAAGAAGGAGCAATAAT
It includes:
- the LOC103097443 gene encoding late cornified envelope protein 2A-like, which translates into the protein MSCQQSQQQCQAPKCPPKCPPKCQTPKCPPKCPPKCPPKCPPKCPPQAPCPPPSCCGSSSGGCCSSGGCCGSSSGGCCSSGSGGGCCLFSHHHRRSHRHRRPKSDCCDSGSGRSQQSGGCCGSSGGCCGSSGGCCGSSGGCCGSSGGCC